A genomic segment from Chitinophagaceae bacterium encodes:
- a CDS encoding type II toxin-antitoxin system RelE/ParE family toxin produces the protein MTYDRQVIAYKNYFLDFYEELPDNVQAKIEWTLNLIRVTRQVPEKYFKHLEGTKGLYEIRVEVAGNIYRIFSFFDKGNLVVLGNAFQKKTQKTPKQELEKALKIMEEYQNENKK, from the coding sequence GTGACTTACGACAGACAAGTAATTGCTTATAAAAACTATTTTCTCGACTTTTACGAGGAGCTACCTGACAATGTTCAAGCTAAAATTGAGTGGACGTTAAACTTAATTCGGGTAACTCGACAAGTTCCAGAAAAGTATTTTAAGCACTTAGAAGGCACGAAAGGACTATATGAAATTCGAGTTGAAGTTGCTGGTAATATTTACCGCATTTTCTCGTTCTTCGACAAGGGTAATTTAGTAGTTCTTGGAAACGCTTTTCAAAAGAAAACTCAAAAGACACCAAAACAAGAATTAGAAAAAGCACTTAAAATAATGGAGGAATATCAAAATGAAAACAAAAAGTAA
- a CDS encoding helix-turn-helix domain-containing protein, with protein sequence MKTKSNITTLDQILDKKYGKKGQPKREEWEQQFEAFRLGVLLEEARTKLGMTQEELADKCGTNKSYISRIENNSSDIRLSTLMKIIQQGLGGHLKLTLQL encoded by the coding sequence ATGAAAACAAAAAGTAATATCACGACATTAGACCAAATACTTGACAAAAAGTATGGTAAAAAAGGACAACCCAAACGTGAAGAATGGGAGCAACAATTTGAAGCGTTTAGACTTGGGGTTTTGCTTGAAGAAGCACGAACCAAACTTGGTATGACACAAGAGGAACTTGCAGACAAGTGCGGGACAAATAAATCATACATTTCACGCATTGAAAACAACTCTTCCGACATTCGCCTTTCGACACTTATGAAAATAATTCAACAAGGACTTGGCGGACACTTAAAATTGACCCTTCAACTTTAA
- a CDS encoding type I restriction-modification system subunit M yields MNKQKLAAKIWASANQMRSKIEANEYKDYILGFIFYKYLSEKELQFAKKEDFTEADIKALSEEDTETVEHIKSNIGYFIAYDNLFSTWISMGKDFDVANVRDALSAFSRLISPAHKKLFDNIFDTLQTGLSKLGDSAASQTKAIRDLLHLIKDIPMDGRQDYDVLGFIYEYLIGMFAANAGKKAGEFYTPHEVSVLMSEIIAHHLRDKKEIQIYDPTSGSGSLLINIGSSVAKHIDDENNIKFYAQELKENTYNLTRMNLVMRGLLPNNIITRNGDTLEDDWPYFDENDPIHTYNPLYVDAVVSNPPYSQKWDPSHKEADPRYSRFGLAPKAKADYAFLLHDLFHIKPDGIMAIVLPHGVLFRGGEESVIREKLIEANHIDTIIGLPPAIFFGTGIPTIVMILKQKRANTDVLIIDASKGFVKEGKNNKLRASDIKRISDTVRDRETLPKFSKVVTREEIRENEYNLNIPRYVDSSENPESWDIYASMFGGIPENEIDDLQVFWEAFPELRETLFEKNSPINSNLIVDDINAAIKEHQSVQAFVNGFNTAFGDFGTFLKTELLTNILTVKINREKTVLSDDIFKRLENIKLIDKYEAYQLLDNEWGVINVDLEIIQTEGFDATKKVDPNMVTRKKDGVEQEVQDGWIGRIMPFLLVQETYLKDELNSLRAKENRVAEIATELEEIIDSLTEEERETSILNDNNDAFVVKELNEYLKEIFADVKTEEINALKEYLNLLEDKAKKPEKENFIKSHKEVNWSKMEANNDGTFGKANINKYLFELQSTFTFPDESFENKMVKASTLLTDEKDLKAQIKVEAAALHLKTKETIENLTDEQVFELLELKWIVPVVSSLNNLPETIITTLTNKVQASADKYAITYSDVAKEIKAAESTLSSLIGDLEGNEFDMKGLNELKSLLKTEEQNG; encoded by the coding sequence ATGAACAAACAAAAACTCGCTGCCAAAATTTGGGCTTCTGCAAATCAGATGCGTTCAAAAATTGAAGCTAACGAATACAAAGACTACATTTTAGGTTTCATCTTTTACAAATACCTATCAGAAAAGGAACTTCAATTTGCAAAGAAAGAAGACTTCACTGAGGCGGACATAAAAGCACTAAGCGAAGAAGACACCGAAACTGTTGAACACATCAAAAGCAACATCGGCTACTTCATAGCTTATGACAATCTATTCTCGACATGGATAAGCATGGGCAAAGACTTTGATGTTGCCAATGTTCGTGATGCTCTTTCTGCTTTTAGTCGTTTGATTAGTCCTGCTCACAAGAAATTGTTTGACAATATTTTCGACACCTTACAAACTGGACTAAGCAAATTGGGCGACAGTGCAGCTTCTCAAACAAAAGCTATTCGTGACTTGCTGCATTTAATCAAAGATATTCCAATGGACGGCAGGCAAGACTATGACGTGCTTGGCTTTATTTATGAATACCTGATTGGAATGTTTGCTGCAAATGCAGGAAAAAAAGCAGGTGAATTTTATACTCCGCACGAAGTTTCAGTTTTAATGTCAGAAATAATTGCACATCATTTAAGAGACAAAAAAGAAATTCAAATCTACGACCCGACAAGCGGTTCAGGTTCTTTGCTCATCAATATTGGCAGCAGTGTTGCGAAACACATTGATGATGAAAACAACATAAAATTCTACGCACAAGAACTCAAAGAAAATACTTACAACTTAACTAGGATGAACCTAGTAATGAGAGGACTTTTGCCGAACAATATTATCACACGAAACGGAGACACTTTAGAAGATGATTGGCCATATTTTGATGAAAACGACCCAATACACACTTACAATCCGCTTTATGTAGATGCAGTAGTTTCAAATCCACCTTATTCGCAAAAGTGGGACCCTTCTCACAAAGAAGCTGACCCACGTTATTCACGATTTGGACTTGCACCGAAAGCAAAAGCAGATTACGCTTTCTTACTTCACGACCTATTTCACATCAAGCCTGATGGCATTATGGCAATCGTTTTGCCACATGGTGTTTTATTCCGTGGCGGTGAGGAAAGCGTTATTCGTGAAAAACTAATTGAAGCCAATCATATTGATACCATAATTGGTTTACCGCCAGCAATCTTTTTTGGCACTGGCATTCCTACAATTGTAATGATATTAAAACAGAAACGTGCCAATACAGATGTTTTGATAATTGACGCATCCAAAGGATTTGTCAAAGAAGGAAAAAACAACAAGCTGAGAGCATCAGACATTAAGCGAATTTCAGACACCGTTCGTGACCGTGAAACATTACCTAAATTTTCAAAAGTGGTAACACGAGAAGAAATCAGAGAGAATGAATATAACCTGAACATTCCACGCTATGTTGACTCTTCTGAAAATCCTGAAAGTTGGGACATCTACGCTTCTATGTTTGGTGGTATTCCTGAAAATGAAATTGACGACTTGCAAGTATTTTGGGAGGCATTTCCTGAACTCCGAGAAACACTATTTGAAAAAAACTCTCCTATTAACTCAAACCTAATTGTAGATGACATCAACGCTGCAATAAAGGAACATCAAAGTGTTCAGGCTTTTGTAAATGGTTTCAATACAGCATTTGGTGACTTTGGCACTTTTTTGAAAACCGAATTGTTGACCAACATTCTAACCGTAAAAATCAACAGGGAGAAAACGGTTTTAAGTGACGACATTTTTAAGCGACTGGAAAACATCAAACTGATTGATAAATATGAGGCCTACCAACTTTTAGACAATGAATGGGGTGTAATCAATGTTGATTTAGAGATTATACAAACAGAAGGATTTGACGCAACAAAAAAAGTTGACCCAAACATGGTAACTCGTAAGAAAGACGGAGTTGAACAAGAAGTGCAAGACGGTTGGATTGGTAGAATTATGCCGTTTTTATTGGTGCAGGAAACGTATTTAAAAGACGAGCTAAATAGCTTGAGAGCCAAAGAAAACAGAGTTGCTGAAATTGCCACAGAGTTAGAGGAAATTATTGATTCACTTACCGAAGAAGAAAGGGAAACGAGCATTTTAAATGACAACAATGATGCTTTTGTAGTAAAAGAACTCAACGAATATCTGAAAGAGATTTTTGCGGATGTAAAAACCGAAGAAATCAACGCATTGAAGGAGTATCTGAACCTATTGGAAGACAAAGCCAAAAAGCCCGAAAAAGAAAACTTCATCAAATCGCACAAAGAGGTGAATTGGTCAAAAATGGAAGCCAATAATGATGGCACTTTTGGCAAGGCAAACATCAACAAATACCTGTTTGAATTGCAATCAACTTTTACTTTCCCTGATGAATCTTTTGAAAACAAGATGGTGAAAGCATCAACCTTATTGACAGACGAGAAAGATTTAAAAGCTCAAATAAAAGTAGAAGCCGCAGCACTTCATTTAAAGACCAAAGAAACCATTGAAAACCTGACAGACGAACAAGTTTTTGAATTGCTTGAATTAAAATGGATTGTTCCTGTGGTTTCATCCTTAAACAATTTGCCCGAAACCATTATCACCACCCTTACCAACAAAGTGCAGGCATCGGCAGATAAATACGCTATCACCTATTCAGATGTAGCAAAAGAAATTAAAGCAGCCGAAAGCACTTTATCATCTTTGATTGGAGACTTGGAAGGCAACGAGTTTGACATGAAAGGATTGAACGAATTGAAATCACTTCTAAAAACAGAGGAGCAAAATGGCTAA
- a CDS encoding helix-turn-helix transcriptional regulator, which translates to MNRIKEVLKDKGISQTWLADKMEKSYNTINEYARNVRQPSLEDLYRIAEILDVDIKVLIVSNRKKI; encoded by the coding sequence ATGAACCGAATTAAAGAAGTGCTCAAGGACAAAGGAATATCACAAACGTGGCTTGCCGATAAAATGGAAAAGAGCTACAACACCATCAATGAGTATGCTCGTAACGTAAGACAACCAAGTTTGGAGGACTTATACCGTATTGCAGAAATCCTTGACGTTGACATCAAAGTATTAATTGTTTCAAACCGGAAGAAAATATGA